The genomic DNA GGCAGCGCAAAGTGGTCCTTCACCTTTTTCAGGATCGCCAGACCATCTATAATCCCGGGACCACGAAACGACTTGATGGAGGTACGGTTCGCTTTGTCGAATGATGACTTGAAGATGTAGGGGATACCCAGCGCCTTCGTCATCTCGGCGACCCGCCCTGCTGTGTCCATCACCAGTTGCTCGCTCTCGATGACACAGGGTCCGGCAATTAAAAACGGGCGCTGCCCTTGGCCGACTTTGAACGTTCCAATATCGACGAGATGAACCATGGCTGCTCAGACAAGGTTGAGGTTAGAGGTTTGAGGTTCACGTAGCAAAATAGAGCACAGCATATGTCCGAACTTAACTTTTGCCTGGAGTTCAGCCTGCATCTTTTCAGTGACCTTAACCTTGGCCTATACCTCGACCTTCATCTTCAGTGTCCCAGCTTCTTGCGCAACGCCGCCCCGATGAACCCACTAAAAAGCGGATGCGGCCGGTGCGGACGGGAACTGTATTCAGGATGGAATTGAGTCCCCAAGAACCAGGGATGATCCTTCAGTTCGATGATTTCGACCAGCCGGCCGTCGGGAGAGACTCCGCTTAGGATCAGTCCCTTTGCAGTCAGTCGCTCACGATACGCGTTGTTGAATTCATAACGATGGCGATGGCGTTCACGGACCTCGCTTACGCCGTACATCTTCTGCGCAAGCGTCCCCTCCTCCAACTTGCAGAGGTACGATCCGAGTCGCATGGTCCCACCTTTGTCACTCACGCCATGCTGATCGGGCATGAGATGGATGATGGGATGGGGCGACCGCTCGTCAAACTCGGCGCTGTTGGCACCGGCCAATCCGGCTACATTACGAGCAAATTCGACCGCGGCACATTGCATGCCTAAACACAGACCGAGAAATGGGATCTGACGTTCCCGCGCGTACCGAATGGTCGTCACTTTTCCCTCAATCCCTCTTGTCCCGAATCCGCCGGGGATTAAGATGCCGTCAGCCTCTCGCAGGATTCGCTCCGTTCCGTGCCGTTCGATGTCTTCGGACTCGATCCAATTGATGTGGACCTTGGTTTCATGATCGATCCCACCGTGAACCAACGCTTCTCCCAAGCTCTTGTAGCATTCTTTCAGTCCCACATATTTGCCCACCAACGCGACGGAAATCTCATGCTTCGGACGCTTGATCTTCTGCACCATCGCATCCCACTCGCGAAGATTGGGCTGGCCGGTCTCCACATGAAGCTGACGAACGATCAATTCGTCCAGCCCCTCTTTTCGGAAAACGATCGGCACCTCGTAGATCGTCTCGACGTCTTTGGCCGTGATGACGGCATCTTTGTCCACATTGCAGAACATCGCAATCTTGCCTTTAAGTTCCGGCGGAATATAACGGTCGGTTCGGCACAACAGAATGTTGGGTTGGATGCCGATTTCTCGAAGTTTGTTCACCGAATGTTGCGTCGGCTTGGTTTTTAGTTCACCTGCCGTGCCGATGTAGGGCACCAACGTCAGGTGGACGTACAAGACATTGTCACGCCCGACGTCGTACGGCATCTGCCGGATGGCTTCGAGAAACGGCAAGCTTTCAATGTCGCCGACCGTTCCGCCGATCTCCACGATCG from Nitrospira sp. includes the following:
- a CDS encoding CTP synthase, whose amino-acid sequence is MNKFIFVTGGVVSSLGKGLASASIGNLLESRGLKITFLKLDPYINVDPGTMNPYQHGEVFVTDDGAETDLDLGHYERFTTLSLTKESNYTTGRIYHSVITKERRGDYLGGTVQVVPHVTDEIKQAIMRISKGIDVTIVEIGGTVGDIESLPFLEAIRQMPYDVGRDNVLYVHLTLVPYIGTAGELKTKPTQHSVNKLREIGIQPNILLCRTDRYIPPELKGKIAMFCNVDKDAVITAKDVETIYEVPIVFRKEGLDELIVRQLHVETGQPNLREWDAMVQKIKRPKHEISVALVGKYVGLKECYKSLGEALVHGGIDHETKVHINWIESEDIERHGTERILREADGILIPGGFGTRGIEGKVTTIRYARERQIPFLGLCLGMQCAAVEFARNVAGLAGANSAEFDERSPHPIIHLMPDQHGVSDKGGTMRLGSYLCKLEEGTLAQKMYGVSEVRERHRHRYEFNNAYRERLTAKGLILSGVSPDGRLVEIIELKDHPWFLGTQFHPEYSSRPHRPHPLFSGFIGAALRKKLGH